A stretch of the Bacillus licheniformis DSM 13 = ATCC 14580 genome encodes the following:
- a CDS encoding nitric-oxide reductase large subunit, protein MEVQRKTVPVKKASKNGFLKSILVFTLIVSFSVLLLGGYWIFKGLAPRPVEVSGPNGEVLMTKSSISGGQAVFQKYALMVYGTILGHGSYMGPDYTAEALKIYTEGMQDFKAEAQYGKRFKQLSDEKQSTIRNHVIREMRKNRYDRPSDTLKLTDAQVYGLHQVRDHYRKVFTKGDGWGLEPGLIKESHMPERNRAWVDSEDQITQVSDFIFWTAWLSSTLRPGDDITYTNNWPYDEDAGNTMSFAAVWWSGASVTILILFVGIILFVFYRYKLGMKEAYQEGAFPVFDLDKQPLTASQVKTGKYFAVVSLLFFVQAMFGALLAHYYIEPDSFFGIDWIRELLPFSISKGFHLQLAIFWIATSWLGMGIYAAPFVGGREPKRQGLLVDILFWALIVLVGGSMVGEWLGAKGFLGNNWFLFGHQGMEYIELGRFWQVILALGMLIWLFIVFRGIKSGLKREPDKGGLIHLLFYSSIAIPLFYGAAFFFNPGTNITMSDFWRWWIIHLWVEGIFEVFAVVVIGFLLVQMNLVTKKSTVRTLYFQLTILLGSGVIGIGHHYYYNGSSEVWIGLGSVFSCLEVIPLTLLVLEAYEQYKMMKDGGHHFPYKATFWFLISTAIWNLVGAGVLGFLINLPAVSYFEHGQFLTPAHGHGAMMGVYGMFAIAVWLYTLRNIAKKEAWNDKWLKIACWSLNIGLFGMVFINLLPVGFLQLKKAFEDGYWSSRAPEFLQQDAVQTLLTWRAVPDTIFLAGIVILVVFSIRALFHLRKPTYREGEALPVKDIASDE, encoded by the coding sequence ATGGAAGTACAAAGAAAGACGGTGCCCGTTAAAAAAGCATCAAAAAACGGTTTTCTGAAATCCATTCTCGTCTTTACTTTAATCGTAAGTTTTTCGGTGCTGCTTTTGGGAGGCTATTGGATCTTCAAAGGACTTGCACCAAGACCTGTTGAAGTGTCCGGGCCAAACGGAGAGGTGCTCATGACAAAATCGTCTATTTCAGGCGGTCAGGCCGTATTTCAAAAATACGCGCTGATGGTCTATGGAACGATTTTGGGGCACGGATCTTATATGGGGCCTGATTACACGGCCGAAGCCCTGAAAATCTATACGGAAGGGATGCAGGATTTTAAGGCGGAGGCACAATACGGCAAGCGCTTTAAACAACTTTCAGATGAAAAGCAGTCCACCATCCGGAATCACGTCATCCGCGAAATGAGAAAAAACCGTTATGATCGCCCATCAGATACATTGAAGCTGACAGACGCGCAGGTCTACGGCTTGCATCAAGTGCGCGATCATTACCGCAAAGTCTTTACAAAAGGAGACGGCTGGGGGCTTGAGCCCGGTTTAATTAAAGAAAGCCACATGCCTGAACGCAACAGGGCGTGGGTCGACAGCGAAGACCAAATCACGCAGGTCTCCGATTTTATCTTTTGGACGGCATGGCTTTCCAGTACATTAAGGCCGGGCGACGACATTACGTACACGAACAACTGGCCGTATGATGAAGATGCGGGCAACACGATGTCATTCGCCGCCGTTTGGTGGAGCGGCGCAAGCGTTACCATCCTCATTTTATTTGTCGGCATTATTTTATTCGTGTTTTACCGTTACAAGCTTGGAATGAAAGAGGCTTACCAGGAAGGGGCGTTTCCGGTATTTGATCTGGATAAACAGCCGCTCACCGCTTCACAGGTTAAAACCGGAAAATATTTCGCCGTTGTGTCGCTGCTGTTTTTTGTTCAGGCGATGTTCGGGGCTTTGCTCGCCCACTATTATATTGAACCGGACAGCTTTTTTGGGATTGATTGGATCAGGGAGCTGTTGCCCTTCAGCATATCTAAGGGATTTCACCTTCAGCTGGCGATCTTCTGGATTGCAACTTCATGGCTCGGGATGGGTATTTATGCGGCGCCGTTTGTCGGAGGCCGCGAGCCGAAAAGACAGGGGCTGCTTGTCGACATTCTGTTTTGGGCGCTGATCGTCCTTGTCGGCGGAAGCATGGTCGGCGAATGGCTCGGAGCGAAAGGCTTTTTAGGAAACAACTGGTTCTTATTCGGCCATCAAGGAATGGAATATATTGAACTCGGCCGCTTTTGGCAGGTCATTCTTGCGCTCGGCATGCTGATTTGGCTGTTTATCGTCTTCAGAGGCATTAAGAGCGGCCTCAAGCGGGAGCCTGATAAAGGCGGTTTGATTCATCTGCTGTTTTATTCTTCGATCGCCATTCCGCTGTTTTACGGTGCTGCCTTTTTCTTTAATCCCGGCACTAATATTACAATGTCGGATTTTTGGCGGTGGTGGATCATCCATCTTTGGGTGGAAGGGATTTTTGAAGTCTTTGCCGTCGTGGTCATCGGCTTTTTGCTCGTGCAAATGAACCTGGTGACGAAAAAGTCGACTGTCAGAACGCTCTATTTTCAATTGACGATCCTGCTGGGGAGCGGTGTCATCGGGATCGGACACCATTACTATTACAACGGGTCTTCCGAAGTCTGGATCGGCCTCGGTTCCGTCTTCTCATGCCTGGAAGTCATCCCGCTTACCCTGCTTGTATTGGAAGCTTACGAACAATACAAGATGATGAAAGACGGCGGACATCACTTCCCGTATAAAGCAACGTTCTGGTTCCTGATTTCAACGGCGATCTGGAATCTGGTCGGCGCCGGGGTATTGGGCTTTTTGATCAACTTGCCTGCCGTCAGCTATTTTGAGCACGGGCAGTTCTTGACACCCGCCCACGGACACGGGGCGATGATGGGTGTGTACGGCATGTTTGCCATTGCCGTCTGGCTGTATACGCTCCGCAATATCGCCAAAAAAGAAGCATGGAATGATAAATGGCTGAAAATAGCCTGCTGGTCGCTGAACATCGGCCTGTTCGGAATGGTGTTTATCAATTTGCTGCCGGTCGGTTTTCTTCAATTGAAAAAAGCGTTTGAAGACGGGTACTGGAGCTCAAGGGCGCCTGAGTTTTTACAGCAGGATGCAGTGCAAACGCTGCTGACTTGGAGGGCCGTGCCGGATACGATCTTTTTAGCCGGAATCGTGATTTTGGTTGTATTCAGCATCAGAGCATTATTCCATCTCCGCAAACCGACGTATCGGGAAGGAGAAGCGCTGCCTGTTAAAGACATTGCTTCAGATGAATAG
- the ric gene encoding iron-sulfur cluster repair di-iron protein — protein MEAVFDQNTKTGDIVTRFPRASRLLKEYRIDFCCGGNRPIGEAIKEQDLNEEEILARINTLYQETKALNAKETNWSEAPYSQLIDHVIHTHHAYLYEVLPELSGFVTKVYRVHGIHHPELAQVHQLFHQLKTELEHHLFQEEEHIFPKVMAYEETRSMDRLAEAVQTIDVLEQEHEAAGSILKELRRVTNDYTLPEGACTTYTLTYLKLDELETDLFQHIHLENNILFPRLEAEANQ, from the coding sequence ATGGAAGCAGTTTTTGATCAAAATACAAAAACGGGTGATATTGTTACACGTTTTCCAAGAGCCAGCCGGCTGCTGAAAGAATATCGCATCGACTTTTGCTGCGGGGGCAACCGCCCGATCGGTGAAGCGATAAAAGAGCAGGATTTAAATGAAGAAGAGATCTTAGCTAGAATCAATACATTATATCAAGAGACAAAGGCATTAAACGCAAAAGAGACGAACTGGAGTGAAGCCCCGTATTCACAGCTGATCGACCATGTGATTCATACGCACCATGCCTACCTGTATGAGGTGCTTCCTGAACTGTCAGGCTTTGTTACAAAAGTATACCGGGTTCATGGCATCCATCATCCGGAGCTCGCCCAGGTCCATCAATTGTTCCATCAGCTGAAAACAGAACTCGAACATCACCTCTTCCAGGAAGAGGAACATATTTTCCCGAAAGTGATGGCCTATGAAGAGACGCGATCAATGGACCGCTTAGCAGAAGCGGTTCAGACGATCGACGTCCTTGAACAAGAGCATGAAGCCGCAGGCAGCATCCTGAAGGAACTGAGAAGAGTGACCAATGACTATACCCTTCCTGAAGGGGCATGCACAACATATACACTGACTTACTTAAAGCTTGATGAATTGGAAACGGATCTTTTTCAGCACATTCACCTGGAAAACAATATTTTGTTCCCGCGGCTTGAAGCGGAAGCCAATCAATAA
- a CDS encoding DUF1360 domain-containing protein, translating to MEHISWLTFTMLILASYRLTHLIVFDKITEFIRKPFMKKKQTIDEQGHVETKKVPKSNFGYLLNCYWCAGIWCALIIAVGYLIAPKAIFPLILILSVAGGQAILETFVGVATKLVGFFSDLKK from the coding sequence ATGGAGCATATATCCTGGCTTACATTTACGATGCTGATTCTCGCCAGTTACCGGTTAACTCATTTGATTGTTTTTGATAAGATCACGGAGTTTATCCGGAAACCGTTCATGAAGAAGAAGCAGACGATTGATGAACAAGGGCATGTAGAAACGAAAAAAGTGCCGAAATCAAACTTCGGCTATTTGCTGAATTGCTATTGGTGCGCAGGGATATGGTGCGCGTTGATCATTGCTGTCGGATATCTGATTGCCCCAAAAGCGATATTCCCGTTGATTTTGATTTTGTCGGTCGCCGGGGGGCAGGCGATTCTTGAAACGTTTGTCGGTGTCGCCACAAAACTTGTCGGCTTTTTCTCCGATTTAAAGAAGTAA